The Streptococcus oralis Uo5 genome includes a window with the following:
- a CDS encoding amino acid ABC transporter ATP-binding protein, which produces MAKLKIDVNDLHKYYGKNEVLKGITTKFYEGDVVCIIGPSGSGKSTFLRSLNLLEEVTSGHITVNGYDLTEKSTNVDHVRENVGMVFQHFNLFPHMSVLENITFAPIEHKRMTKEEAEKLGMELLEKVGLADKANANPDSLSGGQKQRVAIARGLAMNPDIMLFDEPTSALDPEMVGDVLNVMKELAEQGMTMIIVTHEMGFARQVANRVIFTADGEFLEDGTPDQIFDNPQHPRLKEFLDKVLNV; this is translated from the coding sequence ATGGCAAAATTAAAAATTGATGTAAATGATTTACATAAGTATTATGGAAAAAACGAAGTTTTAAAAGGCATTACTACTAAATTCTATGAAGGAGATGTTGTCTGTATCATCGGTCCTTCTGGTTCTGGTAAATCCACTTTCCTCCGTAGCCTTAACCTCCTCGAGGAGGTAACGAGCGGTCACATCACAGTGAATGGTTATGATCTGACTGAAAAATCAACCAATGTCGACCATGTTCGCGAGAACGTCGGAATGGTCTTCCAACACTTCAACCTCTTCCCACACATGTCAGTCCTAGAAAATATCACTTTTGCACCTATTGAACACAAACGAATGACCAAAGAAGAAGCTGAAAAATTGGGGATGGAGTTGCTGGAGAAAGTCGGTCTTGCAGACAAGGCTAATGCTAATCCAGATAGCCTTTCAGGTGGTCAGAAACAACGTGTAGCTATCGCTCGTGGACTTGCCATGAATCCTGATATCATGCTCTTTGATGAGCCAACTTCCGCTCTGGACCCTGAAATGGTTGGAGATGTACTGAATGTTATGAAGGAATTGGCGGAACAAGGCATGACCATGATTATCGTAACCCATGAGATGGGATTTGCTCGTCAGGTGGCTAACCGTGTTATCTTTACGGCTGATGGTGAATTCCTGGAAGATGGAACTCCAGATCAAATCTTTGACAACCCGCAGCACCCTCGTTTAAAAGAGTTCTTGGATAAGGTCTTAAATGTATAA
- a CDS encoding ABC transporter substrate-binding protein/permease, producing MKKKILACLLILFPIFSLGMAKADTVKIVSDTAYAPFEFKDSDQTYKGIDVDIINKVAEIKGWNIQMSYPGFDAAVNAVQSGQADAIMAGMTKTKERENVFTMSDTYYDTKVVIATTKANKITKYEELSGKTVGVKNGTAAQRFLESIKDKYGFSIKTFDTGDLMNNSLSAGAVNAIMDDKPVIEYAINQGQDLSINMDGEAVGSFAFGVKKGSKYEHLVTEFNEALAQMKKDGSLEQIIQKWTASKTTASPTTTTAAGQKATPVKSKYIIASDSSFAPFVFQNSSNQYTGIDMDLIKAIAKDQGFEIEITNPGFDAAISAVQAGQADGIIAGMSVTDARKETFDFSESYYTANTILGVKESSTIASYEDLKDKTVGVKNGTASQTFLTENQSKYGYKIKTFADGASMYDSLNTGSIDAVMDDEPVLKYSISQGQKLKTPIAGTPIGETAFAVKKGTNPELIQMFNNGLANLKANGEFQKILDKYLASETSTDSTSTVDETTIWGLLQNNYKQLLSGLGITLALALISFAIAIVIGIIFGMFSVSPYKSLRLISEIFVDVIRGIPLMILAAFIFWGIPNFIESITGQQSPINDFVAGTIALSLNAAAYIAEIVRGGIQAVPVGQMEASRSLGISYGKTMRKIILPQATKLMLPNFVNQFVIALKDTTIVSAIGLVELFQTGKIIIARNYQSFKMYAILAIFYLVIITLLTRLAKRLEKRIR from the coding sequence ATGAAGAAAAAAATACTAGCATGTTTGCTCATTTTATTTCCCATTTTCTCACTAGGTATGGCAAAAGCTGATACTGTTAAGATTGTGTCTGATACAGCTTACGCACCTTTTGAGTTTAAAGATTCAGATCAAACCTATAAAGGGATTGATGTTGATATTATCAATAAAGTCGCAGAAATCAAAGGGTGGAACATCCAAATGTCTTATCCTGGCTTTGATGCAGCTGTAAATGCGGTGCAGTCAGGTCAAGCAGATGCTATTATGGCAGGTATGACAAAAACAAAAGAACGTGAAAATGTCTTTACCATGTCTGATACTTATTATGATACAAAAGTTGTCATTGCTACGACAAAGGCAAATAAAATCACCAAATATGAGGAACTTAGCGGAAAAACAGTTGGTGTTAAGAACGGAACTGCCGCTCAACGTTTCCTCGAAAGTATCAAAGATAAATACGGTTTCTCTATTAAAACCTTTGATACAGGTGATTTGATGAATAACAGTCTAAGTGCTGGTGCTGTAAATGCCATCATGGATGACAAACCTGTTATTGAGTATGCGATTAACCAAGGACAAGATCTCAGCATCAATATGGATGGTGAGGCTGTTGGAAGCTTTGCCTTTGGTGTCAAGAAAGGTAGCAAGTATGAACACTTGGTTACCGAGTTTAACGAAGCCCTAGCACAAATGAAGAAAGATGGTAGCTTGGAGCAAATCATCCAAAAATGGACAGCTTCTAAAACTACGGCAAGCCCAACGACAACTACTGCTGCTGGACAAAAAGCTACTCCAGTGAAAAGCAAGTACATTATTGCCAGCGACTCATCTTTCGCCCCATTCGTCTTTCAAAATTCAAGCAATCAATATACCGGTATTGATATGGACCTCATCAAGGCCATTGCCAAAGATCAAGGTTTTGAAATTGAAATTACCAACCCAGGATTTGACGCAGCCATCAGTGCTGTTCAAGCAGGACAAGCAGATGGTATCATTGCTGGTATGTCTGTAACAGATGCCCGTAAGGAAACCTTCGACTTCTCAGAATCATACTACACAGCAAATACGATTCTTGGTGTGAAAGAATCAAGCACCATTGCTTCTTATGAAGACCTCAAGGATAAAACTGTCGGTGTTAAAAACGGAACTGCTTCTCAAACGTTCCTTACTGAGAACCAAAGCAAATACGGTTATAAGATTAAAACCTTTGCAGATGGCGCATCTATGTATGACAGTCTGAATACTGGATCTATTGATGCCGTGATGGATGATGAGCCAGTTCTCAAATATTCTATCAGTCAAGGGCAAAAATTGAAAACACCAATCGCTGGAACTCCAATCGGTGAAACTGCCTTTGCGGTTAAAAAAGGAACAAACCCTGAATTGATCCAGATGTTCAATAATGGACTTGCGAACCTCAAAGCTAACGGAGAATTCCAAAAGATTCTTGACAAGTATCTAGCTAGCGAAACTTCAACTGACTCTACAAGTACGGTTGACGAAACAACTATCTGGGGCTTGCTTCAAAACAACTACAAACAACTTCTTAGTGGACTTGGAATCACTCTTGCCTTAGCACTTATTTCATTTGCAATTGCCATTGTCATCGGTATTATCTTCGGTATGTTTAGCGTTAGTCCATACAAATCTCTTCGTCTGATCTCTGAGATTTTCGTTGACGTTATCCGTGGTATTCCATTGATGATTCTTGCAGCCTTCATCTTCTGGGGTATTCCAAACTTCATCGAGTCGATTACAGGCCAACAAAGTCCAATCAATGACTTTGTAGCTGGTACTATCGCCCTCTCACTCAATGCAGCTGCTTATATCGCTGAAATTGTTCGTGGTGGGATCCAAGCTGTTCCAGTTGGGCAAATGGAAGCCAGCCGCAGTCTTGGTATCTCTTATGGAAAAACCATGCGTAAGATTATCTTGCCACAAGCGACTAAATTGATGTTGCCAAACTTCGTCAACCAATTCGTTATCGCTCTCAAAGATACAACCATTGTATCTGCTATCGGTTTGGTGGAACTTTTCCAAACTGGTAAGATTATCATCGCCCGTAACTACCAAAGTTTCAAGATGTATGCAATACTTGCTATCTTCTATCTTGTAATTATCACGCTTTTGACTAGACTAGCGAAACGCTTAGAAAAGAGGATTCGTTAA
- the uvrB gene encoding excinuclease ABC subunit UvrB encodes MINRITDNKFNLVSKYQPSGDQPQAIEQLVDNIEGGEKAQILMGATGTGKTYTMSQVISKVNKPTLVIAHNKTLAGQLYGEFKEFFPENAVEYFVSYYDYYQPEAYVPSSDTYIEKDSSVNDEIDKLRHSATSALLERNDVIVVASVSCIYGLGSPKEYADSVVSLRPGLEISRDKLLNDLVDIQFERNDIDFQRGRFSVRGDVVEIFPASRDEHAFRVEFFGDEIDRIREVEALTGQVLGEVDHLAIFPATHFVTNDDHMEVAIAKIQAELEEQLAVFEKEGKLLEAQRLKQRTEYDIEMLREMGYTNGVENYSRHMDGRSEGEPPYTLLDFFPDDFLIMIDESHMTMGQIKGMYNGDRSRKEMLVNYGFRLPSALDNRPLRREEFESHVHQIVYVSATPGDYENEQTETVIEQIIRPTGLLDPEVEVRPTMGQIDDLLGEINARVEKNERTFITTLTKKMAEDLTDYFKEMGIKVKYMHSDIKTLERTEIIRDLRLGVFDVLVGINLLREGIDVPEVSLVAILDADKEGFLRNERGLIQTIGRAARNSEGHVIMYADTMTQSMQRAIDETARRRKIQMAYNEEHGIIPQTIKKEIRDLIAVTKAVAKEEDKEVDINSLNKQERKELVKKLEKQMQEAVEVLDFELAAQIRDMMLEVKALD; translated from the coding sequence ATGATTAATAGAATTACAGATAATAAATTTAATCTAGTATCAAAATACCAACCTTCAGGTGATCAACCCCAAGCGATTGAGCAGTTGGTTGACAATATCGAGGGTGGAGAGAAGGCTCAGATTCTGATGGGGGCGACGGGTACAGGGAAGACCTATACCATGAGTCAGGTCATTTCCAAAGTTAATAAACCAACTCTGGTCATTGCCCATAACAAAACCCTAGCTGGTCAGCTCTATGGGGAGTTCAAGGAATTTTTCCCTGAAAATGCTGTTGAGTACTTTGTGTCCTACTATGATTATTACCAACCCGAGGCCTATGTTCCTTCGAGTGATACCTATATTGAGAAGGATAGCTCAGTCAATGATGAGATTGACAAGCTCCGTCACTCAGCGACTTCAGCCCTTCTGGAGCGCAATGATGTCATCGTCGTGGCTTCTGTCTCTTGTATCTATGGTTTGGGTTCGCCAAAGGAATATGCTGACAGTGTTGTTAGTCTCCGTCCAGGTCTGGAGATTTCTCGTGATAAACTCTTGAATGATTTGGTGGATATCCAGTTTGAACGTAATGATATTGATTTCCAACGGGGAAGATTTAGCGTTCGCGGGGATGTGGTGGAGATTTTCCCAGCTTCCCGTGATGAACACGCTTTTCGAGTAGAGTTTTTCGGGGATGAGATTGATCGTATCCGTGAAGTTGAGGCTTTGACAGGTCAGGTATTGGGAGAAGTGGATCATTTGGCGATTTTCCCTGCCACTCACTTTGTGACCAATGATGACCACATGGAGGTTGCGATTGCTAAGATTCAGGCAGAGTTGGAGGAGCAGTTGGCTGTCTTTGAAAAGGAAGGCAAACTGCTAGAAGCTCAGCGTTTGAAACAGCGGACAGAGTACGATATCGAAATGCTGCGTGAGATGGGTTATACCAACGGTGTTGAAAACTATTCTCGTCACATGGATGGTCGTAGCGAAGGAGAGCCTCCTTATACGCTTCTTGATTTCTTCCCAGATGATTTCTTAATCATGATTGATGAAAGTCACATGACCATGGGGCAGATTAAGGGCATGTACAATGGAGACCGTTCACGTAAGGAAATGTTGGTCAATTATGGTTTCCGTTTGCCGTCTGCCTTAGACAATCGTCCTCTCCGTCGGGAAGAGTTTGAAAGTCATGTTCACCAGATTGTATATGTTTCAGCGACACCAGGTGACTATGAAAATGAACAGACCGAGACAGTGATTGAGCAAATCATTCGTCCAACGGGACTCTTGGATCCAGAGGTGGAAGTCCGTCCAACTATGGGGCAAATAGATGATCTCTTAGGCGAAATCAATGCCCGTGTTGAAAAGAATGAACGAACCTTTATTACCACTTTGACCAAGAAAATGGCAGAGGACTTAACCGACTACTTCAAGGAAATGGGTATCAAGGTCAAGTACATGCACTCGGATATCAAAACCTTGGAGCGGACAGAGATTATCCGTGACCTACGTTTGGGTGTCTTTGATGTCTTGGTCGGAATTAACCTCCTTCGTGAAGGGATTGACGTTCCTGAAGTGAGTTTGGTTGCTATTCTAGATGCTGACAAGGAAGGTTTCCTTCGTAACGAACGTGGCCTCATCCAGACCATTGGTCGTGCTGCTCGTAATAGCGAAGGGCATGTCATCATGTATGCGGACACGATGACCCAGTCTATGCAACGTGCCATCGATGAAACGGCCCGCCGTCGGAAAATCCAGATGGCTTATAATGAAGAGCATGGTATCATACCTCAAACCATCAAGAAGGAAATCCGTGACCTGATTGCCGTAACCAAGGCAGTTGCTAAGGAAGAGGATAAGGAAGTCGATATCAATAGCCTTAACAAACAAGAGCGCAAAGAACTCGTCAAGAAACTGGAGAAACAAATGCAAGAAGCTGTCGAAGTGCTTGACTTTGAACTGGCAGCTCAGATACGTGACATGATGTTGGAAGTGAAGGCGTTGGATTAG
- a CDS encoding GNAT family N-acetyltransferase produces the protein MVYLRKLIEEDLVSLWEIAYSQSNPIWKQYDAPYYDDYQHFPNFQEFKLQKSESTLNNSNRLGIFVDDKLVGTVSRYWVCKQTRWMELGICIYDNKFWNSGIGKAAMLQWIDQTFQDYSELEHLGLTTWSGNFGMMKLAEKLRMKKEAHIPKVRYYQGKYFDSIKYGILREEWGKINEPNYQTDGNP, from the coding sequence ATGGTTTATTTAAGAAAACTAATTGAAGAAGATTTGGTGTCTTTGTGGGAAATTGCTTATTCACAATCTAATCCAATTTGGAAGCAGTATGATGCTCCCTATTATGACGATTATCAGCATTTTCCTAATTTTCAAGAATTTAAACTCCAAAAATCAGAATCTACTCTAAACAACTCAAATCGCCTTGGTATTTTTGTTGATGATAAATTAGTTGGGACTGTTTCGCGCTACTGGGTATGTAAACAAACAAGATGGATGGAATTGGGGATTTGTATTTATGATAACAAATTTTGGAACTCTGGCATTGGAAAAGCTGCTATGCTACAGTGGATAGATCAGACATTTCAGGATTATTCGGAGTTGGAGCATCTTGGTTTGACAACTTGGTCAGGAAATTTTGGTATGATGAAATTGGCTGAAAAATTAAGAATGAAAAAAGAAGCTCATATTCCAAAAGTTCGTTATTACCAAGGCAAATATTTTGATAGTATTAAATATGGTATTTTGAGAGAAGAATGGGGTAAAATAAATGAACCTAACTATCAAACAGATGGAAACCCCTGA
- a CDS encoding GNAT family N-acetyltransferase: protein MNLTIKQMETPEEIEGKSFVHWQTWREAYDDILPAEFQETMTLERCRFFSQKYPKNTLIAIDGMKVVGFISYGNFRDETIQAGEIIALYVLKDYYGKGIAQKLMKEALTTLEQFSEIFLWVLKENKRAIAFYQKMGFTFDGQEKILDLGKPITEIRMVRKKSSKSET, encoded by the coding sequence ATGAACCTAACTATCAAACAGATGGAAACCCCTGAAGAGATAGAAGGTAAATCCTTCGTTCATTGGCAAACGTGGAGAGAGGCTTATGATGACATTTTACCTGCGGAATTTCAGGAGACGATGACATTAGAAAGATGTCGATTCTTTAGTCAAAAATATCCTAAAAATACATTGATTGCGATAGATGGCATGAAGGTAGTTGGTTTTATCAGTTATGGAAACTTTCGTGATGAGACTATTCAAGCTGGTGAAATTATTGCCTTATATGTTTTAAAAGACTATTATGGAAAAGGTATTGCTCAGAAGTTAATGAAGGAAGCTCTGACGACTCTTGAACAGTTTTCTGAAATATTTTTATGGGTATTAAAAGAGAATAAGCGAGCCATTGCTTTCTATCAAAAAATGGGTTTTACTTTTGATGGGCAAGAAAAAATACTTGACCTTGGAAAACCTATCACTGAAATTAGAATGGTACGTAAGAAATCCTCAAAATCTGAGACTTAA
- a CDS encoding 8-oxo-dGTP diphosphatase: MSRAQATILTNICLIEDLETQRVVMQYRSPENNRWSGYAFPGGHVENGEAFAESVIREIYEETGLTIQNPQLVGIKNWPLDTGGRYIVVCYKATEFTGNLQSSEEGEVCWVQKDQIPNLDLAYDMLPLMEMMEAPDKSEFFYRHRTEDGWEKEIF, translated from the coding sequence ATGTCCCGTGCCCAAGCAACTATTTTAACCAACATCTGTCTGATTGAAGACCTCGAAACCCAGCGCGTGGTGATGCAGTATCGTTCACCCGAAAACAATCGCTGGTCTGGCTATGCCTTTCCAGGAGGACATGTTGAGAATGGCGAGGCTTTTGCCGAGTCTGTCATTCGTGAGATTTATGAAGAAACAGGTCTAACGATTCAGAATCCACAACTAGTCGGCATTAAAAACTGGCCCTTAGATACAGGTGGGCGCTACATCGTCGTTTGCTATAAAGCGACAGAGTTTACTGGAAATCTCCAATCTTCAGAAGAAGGAGAAGTATGTTGGGTGCAAAAAGACCAGATTCCAAACTTGGATCTGGCCTATGATATGTTGCCTTTGATGGAAATGATGGAAGCACCTGACAAGTCTGAGTTCTTCTATCGCCACCGTACAGAGGACGGCTGGGAAAAAGAAATTTTCTAG
- a CDS encoding transcription repressor NadR yields MTKDRKQALLKLLKEAPKALNGQTLAEHFHVTRQVIVQDIAILRADGAPILSTNRGYIYKENDASPYVHKLFKVKHELEEIGQELLAIVDNGGRVQNILIDHPVYGEIETLLKLTCRRDVQHFLEQVENSDFRPLSELTDGIHYHLVEAETQQDLHYIEETLDQLGYLVKD; encoded by the coding sequence ATGACAAAGGATCGCAAACAAGCTCTTCTCAAACTGTTAAAAGAGGCACCAAAAGCTCTCAATGGTCAAACCTTGGCTGAACACTTTCATGTTACGCGCCAAGTCATTGTACAGGATATCGCTATTCTCCGAGCAGATGGAGCTCCTATCCTATCCACCAATCGTGGCTATATCTACAAAGAAAATGATGCCAGCCCCTACGTTCACAAACTCTTTAAAGTGAAACATGAATTGGAAGAAATTGGTCAGGAACTTCTAGCTATTGTAGATAATGGCGGACGCGTTCAAAATATCTTAATCGATCATCCCGTTTATGGCGAAATTGAAACCCTACTCAAACTCACCTGCCGCCGAGATGTCCAGCACTTTCTGGAACAAGTCGAGAATTCAGACTTTAGACCCCTTTCTGAATTGACAGACGGCATCCATTACCACCTTGTTGAAGCCGAGACACAACAAGACCTCCACTATATCGAGGAGACCTTGGATCAGTTAGGTTATTTAGTAAAAGACTAG
- a CDS encoding ECF transporter S component, producing the protein MDIRKKTQFMTMTALLTAIAILIPIIMPFKIVIPPASYTLGSHIPIFIAMFLSPLMAAFVIIASSLGFLMAGYPPVIVLRAFSHIVFGTLGALYLKKFPETLDKPKASWIFNFVLGVVHAIAEVIACIIFYATSGTNVENMFYVLFVLVGFGTIVHSMVDYTLALAVYKVLRKRR; encoded by the coding sequence ATGGATATACGGAAAAAAACGCAGTTTATGACTATGACTGCCTTACTCACTGCAATAGCGATTTTGATTCCAATCATTATGCCTTTTAAAATCGTTATCCCACCGGCTTCTTACACCTTGGGAAGTCATATCCCCATCTTTATCGCCATGTTTCTTTCGCCTTTGATGGCTGCTTTTGTGATTATTGCTTCTAGTCTTGGTTTTCTGATGGCAGGTTATCCGCCTGTTATTGTACTTCGTGCCTTCTCTCACATTGTTTTTGGTACTTTGGGGGCTTTGTACTTAAAGAAATTCCCTGAAACCTTGGATAAACCAAAGGCATCTTGGATTTTTAACTTTGTTTTGGGTGTTGTTCATGCTATCGCTGAAGTAATAGCTTGTATCATCTTTTATGCTACTTCAGGGACAAATGTTGAAAATATGTTTTATGTTCTCTTTGTCCTAGTTGGTTTTGGCACAATCGTTCATAGTATGGTAGACTATACATTAGCACTAGCTGTCTATAAAGTGCTTCGAAAACGTCGCTAA
- a CDS encoding ECF transporter S component: protein MNKRSNIAPIAIFFAVMLVIHFLSSLLFNLFPFPIKPTIVHIPVIIASIIYGPRVGVTLGFLMGLLSLTVNTITILPTSYLFSPFVPNGNIYSAIIAIVPRILIGLTPYLVYKLLKNRTGLIFAGALGSLTNTVFVLGGIFFLFGNVFDGNIQKLLATVISTNSIAELVISAVLTVAIVPRLETLKK, encoded by the coding sequence ATGAACAAACGCTCTAACATTGCTCCAATTGCTATCTTTTTTGCAGTTATGCTCGTTATCCACTTTTTGAGCTCTCTCCTATTTAATCTTTTCCCATTTCCAATTAAACCAACTATCGTTCATATTCCAGTCATTATTGCTAGTATCATCTATGGTCCTCGCGTTGGAGTTACACTTGGTTTTTTGATGGGACTGCTAAGCTTAACGGTAAATACGATTACGATTCTACCAACCAGCTACCTCTTCTCACCTTTCGTACCGAACGGAAACATCTATTCTGCGATTATCGCTATTGTCCCTCGCATTTTGATCGGTCTGACACCTTACTTGGTTTATAAATTATTAAAAAACAGAACGGGTCTCATCTTTGCTGGTGCTCTCGGTTCCCTTACAAACACCGTCTTTGTTCTTGGGGGAATCTTCTTCCTTTTTGGAAATGTCTTCGACGGCAATATTCAAAAACTCCTGGCAACCGTTATTTCTACAAACTCAATTGCCGAGCTTGTCATTTCTGCCGTTCTAACAGTAGCAATTGTCCCACGTCTCGAAACCTTGAAGAAATAA
- the coaC gene encoding phosphopantothenoylcysteine decarboxylase, giving the protein MANILIAVTGSIASYKSADLVSSLKKQGHDVTVIMTQAATEFIQPLTLQVLSHNPVHLDVMQEPYPNQVNHIEIGKRTDLFIVAPATANTIAKLAHGFADNMVTSTALALPEHVKKLVAPAMNTKMYDHPATQANLKTLETYGYQIISPKESLLACGDHGKGALADLNTILERIKETLDEQTL; this is encoded by the coding sequence ATGGCAAATATTCTCATCGCAGTGACAGGTTCCATTGCCTCCTATAAATCAGCTGACCTAGTTAGTTCCTTGAAGAAACAAGGCCATGATGTCACTGTCATAATGACTCAGGCTGCTACAGAGTTTATCCAACCGTTGACACTACAGGTCCTCTCTCACAATCCTGTCCACCTTGATGTCATGCAGGAACCCTATCCTAATCAAGTCAATCATATCGAAATAGGCAAAAGAACTGATCTTTTTATCGTAGCCCCTGCTACTGCTAATACCATCGCAAAGTTAGCCCATGGATTTGCGGACAACATGGTGACAAGCACAGCACTTGCCTTGCCAGAACATGTCAAAAAGTTAGTCGCACCAGCCATGAATACAAAAATGTATGACCATCCAGCAACTCAGGCTAATCTAAAAACATTAGAGACCTATGGTTATCAGATTATCTCTCCAAAAGAATCTCTACTAGCCTGTGGCGATCACGGCAAAGGCGCCCTAGCTGACCTGAATACTATTTTAGAAAGAATAAAGGAAACCCTCGATGAACAAACGCTCTAA
- the coaB gene encoding phosphopantothenate--cysteine ligase codes for MKILVTSGGTSEAIDSVRSITNHSTGRLGKIITETLLAAGHEVCLITTKRALKPEPHPNLSIREINNTNDLLVVTQELVKEYQVLIHSMAVSDYTPVYMTGLEEVQASSNLEEFLNKQNHQAKISSTDEVQVLFLKKTPKIISLVKEWNPAIHLIGFKLLVDVSEDYLIEIARKSLIKNQADLIIANDLTQISANQHQAIFVEKEQLQTVQTKEEIANLLLEKIQAYDS; via the coding sequence ATGAAAATTTTAGTCACATCGGGCGGTACCAGTGAAGCTATCGACAGTGTCCGCTCTATTACTAATCATTCTACTGGTCGCTTGGGAAAAATCATCACAGAAACCTTACTTGCTGCGGGGCATGAAGTTTGTTTGATAACGACAAAACGAGCTCTTAAGCCAGAACCTCATCCCAACCTAAGCATTCGAGAAATTAATAATACCAACGACCTTCTAGTTGTGACGCAAGAACTTGTTAAGGAATATCAGGTCTTAATCCACTCAATGGCTGTGTCTGACTATACTCCTGTTTATATGACAGGACTTGAGGAAGTTCAGGCCAGCTCCAATCTAGAAGAATTCTTAAACAAGCAGAATCATCAAGCTAAGATTTCTTCAACTGATGAAGTTCAGGTTTTGTTCCTTAAAAAGACTCCAAAAATCATCTCTCTAGTCAAGGAATGGAATCCTGCCATTCATCTGATTGGCTTTAAACTGCTGGTTGATGTCTCTGAAGATTATCTCATTGAGATCGCACGAAAGAGTCTTATCAAGAACCAAGCAGACTTGATCATTGCAAATGACCTGACTCAAATCTCAGCGAATCAGCATCAAGCAATCTTTGTTGAAAAAGAGCAACTCCAAACCGTTCAAACCAAAGAGGAAATAGCAAACCTCCTTCTTGAAAAAATTCAAGCATACGATTCATAG